The following nucleotide sequence is from Methanolinea sp..
CAGACCTTTATCCCGGTGATGGGCATCGATTCGTCCGAGGAGGGAGGGCTCCTCAGCTTCAGGTATTCGCGGGGCAGGCCGTTCTCGCCCGATACCCGCGAGGTGGTAGCCGGCTACCGTCTCGGCGAGAAACTCCAGCGCTACGAAGGGATCCGGATCATGGACCGGTTTACCGTGACCATCCGGGAGTACGATGCATCCGGGAGACCGCGTGACACCGCGCTCGATCTCTCCCTGGTGGGAGTGCTCCAGGAACGGGGTGATGCGATTGACGAGACCCTCATTGCCGACCGGGGCACGGTTGTCGCTTCGCGGACCGATGCCCCGTCTTATGACGGGATCCTGGTCCGGGTCGATTCCCCGGAACGGGTCGCCCAGGTGGTGGACAGTATCCGGGGGCTCCAGCTCGGGGCGACCGGTGCATTCGAGCAGATCGAGTCGGTCAACCGGCTGATGGATATGGTGGTCCTGTTCCTGGCCCTGTTTGCAGTCATATCGCTCGTTGTCGGGGCACTGATGATCATGAACACCATGATGACGTCGATCTACGAGCGGGTCCGGGAGATAGGGATCACCATGGCGGTCGGGGCGTCTGACCGGGACGTGATCGCACTGTTCCTGACCGAGTGTTCCATCATTGGGGCCACCGGGGGAGTGCTCGGCTGCATCTTTGGCGTCTTGTTCACCGCACTGATCAACACGGCAGGTCGATCGTTTATCCTCTCGCGGCTGGGAGACGAGTTTGCCGTGCTCTTCGGAACCGAGATCGCCCGGGTGACTCCCGGCCTTATCCTTGCAGGGCTCGTGGTCTCGGTCCTGCTCGCCGTGCTTTCCGGCCTTTACCCTGCGGTGAAGGCTGCACGGCTCAACCCGGTGGAGGCTATCCGGTCGGGCAGCTGACCGTATGGGGTGGTAATAAGTTATGGAAAGGATGGAACAAACCAGAACGAACGAATGGGATGGGCGGAGTATCCGGATCCTGGCATCCGCGATGCTGATCGCGCTCTTCACGGTTGTGGTTGCGGCTTCGGCTGATCCATACGTGGGGGGCATGCCGCTCGAGACGGTCCAGACCGGGGTGGTATCAGGGGATCTCTTCATGGATGCCACTGTGCCCTCATTCGGCCAGGCCACGGTCACCAAGTCGTTCCTGCTCCCGGAATATTCCCGTATCCAGTGGGCTCGGCTGTACGTGGTTGTCTACTGTGGGCACATGCAGAATAACTATAACGGCACAGTGAGGGTCTCTTTCGACGGGAACGGTGACGGGACCTACGAGACGGTGCTTGGCACCGAGACTCTCGATGTCCCGTTTACCTACCTGGTCGACGGCGGACCTGGATACGTGGTGGTGAACAGCCAAACGACCAGGGTGACGAGCGACTACCTGATGTGGTACGATGTCGCGAACCGGATCAGCTCCCGGAAACCCGGGGTGCGGGTGGAGGTCGCCAAGCTCAACCCAAGTTTCGATGGAAGGATCAAGGCCGTCACCCTGGTTGTTGCCTACGATGACGGGGATGACGATCAGGTCTGGTACGCGGTAAACCAGGGGCATGATACCGACACCTACTACTCAGATGACATTCTGGGCGAGGACTACCGGGGCGAGACCTCGTTTGATACTTCCGGGGTCTCCGGACCGATCGAGAAGGCAACGCTTTATGTCAACCACCTTTCCAGCCAGGACGGGTTCTACCGGTTCAACGGAGAAGACCTTGAGGGTGGCCAGAACCAGGGAGCCTATTTCGGCTCCAATCGCTGGGATGTGACCGGGGAGGTCAGAGGCGATGGAGAGAACCTGCTGACCTATGACCGGGCCGGTGGCACCGGACCAGGTTTTGGAGGCCAGTTCTACAAGATCATCATTGCCTCCCTGACCATCCGGCAGGGTAACGAACCGGAGGAGCCTCCTGAGGAAGAGCCGACACTGCCCCCTGCCGCCGGCACTGCACCCGGGGATCCCGGTACCGGGGAGGTCGTTGCGGATGGAAAGGGGTACTTTGGCCGGACCATCCCGGTATCGTTAACCGGGATGGTGAACGGGAGCGTGCAGGTCATCGAGACCAGCGATTACTCGGGGCTTATCCCGGTGGGGGATTCGAAGAATTACACGCTCCGTGTGCCACTGGCCACGGGTGATGCGGTACGCCTCGCCCGCCTCTACACGTACACGACCTGGGGCCACGATGAAAAAAGGCGGGAAGGTCGTGCGGCTCCGCTGACCTTGCAGTATGGGAGCAGCACAGTCCCTCCTGTGGCACAGTACTCTGACCGGAAGGGGTTCGGGATCTACGATTATCCTGTCGAGACCTTCGTCTACGATGTCCATGAGATCCTGGACAGCGGGGGCAACTATACCTTCTCGGTTGGAAATACAGGAAAAGGCAACGAGGCTTTTGCAGTCTACGGCCTGCTGCTCGTGCTTGCCACCGAGATCGAGGGAGGGACTCCCACCCGGTACTGGATCGCAGAGGGTAGCGATGTGCTGCTGGCCGGCACGGAGTTCCAGACCAGCTCCGAAGATGCGACCACGGTCTTTCCTTTTGAGGCGGTTCCCGCAGCTCTTTCAGCGGCAAGGCTCTACCTGATCAGCACCGCGGCATCCGGAGAGCCGGATGACGAGAACCGGATCACCTTCAACGAGGCGGAATGGGATAACCTGCTGGTGAACGGTTCAGCGGCGACCAGCATTGCCATGGTTGATGTGC
It contains:
- a CDS encoding ABC transporter permease yields the protein MIADYAAIAIRHLWKKRLRFFMTVLGIAIGVAAVIGTISLGEGIRYNAVETIKTHSDLTLVTVQPEVRGSTVQLVTGSRIAEIRTFPHVVSAEGITRDTYATARQTFIPVMGIDSSEEGGLLSFRYSRGRPFSPDTREVVAGYRLGEKLQRYEGIRIMDRFTVTIREYDASGRPRDTALDLSLVGVLQERGDAIDETLIADRGTVVASRTDAPSYDGILVRVDSPERVAQVVDSIRGLQLGATGAFEQIESVNRLMDMVVLFLALFAVISLVVGALMIMNTMMTSIYERVREIGITMAVGASDRDVIALFLTECSIIGATGGVLGCIFGVLFTALINTAGRSFILSRLGDEFAVLFGTEIARVTPGLILAGLVVSVLLAVLSGLYPAVKAARLNPVEAIRSGS
- a CDS encoding DUF3344 domain-containing protein; this encodes MEQTRTNEWDGRSIRILASAMLIALFTVVVAASADPYVGGMPLETVQTGVVSGDLFMDATVPSFGQATVTKSFLLPEYSRIQWARLYVVVYCGHMQNNYNGTVRVSFDGNGDGTYETVLGTETLDVPFTYLVDGGPGYVVVNSQTTRVTSDYLMWYDVANRISSRKPGVRVEVAKLNPSFDGRIKAVTLVVAYDDGDDDQVWYAVNQGHDTDTYYSDDILGEDYRGETSFDTSGVSGPIEKATLYVNHLSSQDGFYRFNGEDLEGGQNQGAYFGSNRWDVTGEVRGDGENLLTYDRAGGTGPGFGGQFYKIIIASLTIRQGNEPEEPPEEEPTLPPAAGTAPGDPGTGEVVADGKGYFGRTIPVSLTGMVNGSVQVIETSDYSGLIPVGDSKNYTLRVPLATGDAVRLARLYTYTTWGHDEKRREGRAAPLTLQYGSSTVPPVAQYSDRKGFGIYDYPVETFVYDVHEILDSGGNYTFSVGNTGKGNEAFAVYGLLLVLATEIEGGTPTRYWIAEGSDVLLAGTEFQTSSEDATTVFPFEAVPAALSAARLYLISTAASGEPDDENRITFNEAEWDNLLVNGSAATSIAMVDVLESIRPGFNEATIQSHLTLKRGDYLENRGAVLVVEPDDGQPASIPVTRQDTVRVTRTVAPADVTPAPAGGEERPGFFQYLFRLIFAPVMPATTAPAAGERPPVAALSSQVDLTIFTDPEGARVKVNGVEQDDLTPVIVAVPRNETQEVVVMLDGYDPYRTAIIPATDSDLHIVFTSFVPPYIPVQEPGLSHAGHLGGVYVTSYPSEATIIIDGRKTDKVTPSVMYGLREGYHTVGVEKKNMVFPAPLRVAVSPGTIIPVSFMEGPGYSRMVTVESDTYAGASFTVNGRGPVREIPDEVGIEGTPAYIVIFSEGSFISRVIPPFLESGGSLLIRPSPQDREALSVVVTSEPNGAAIFFDGFSTGSTTPAVIENVSPGLHRVMVQAPGYLPGERDLMVTDIIADLIDERVFIRLEEYPHGSLNLTSSPPGARVYLSGRNTGERTPVTITSLPIGFYSVRLVGADVSRTYDVVMGAGEEKRVHAVFPE